Genomic DNA from Haloarcula marina:
CTCTTGCTGTTTTTCGTCGGACTGGAGTTGAGCGTCGGCGAACTGCTCGCGGACCGTCGCGCGTTCGCCCGCGCCGGGGCCGTCGACGTGGGGGTCAGCCTGCCGCTGGGCTTTCTGGTCGGCATCGTCGCCGGCTTCTCGCCGTTGGAAGCGACGTTTCTCGCGCTGGTCGTCTTCAACTCATCGACGGTCATCATCGCCAAGTCCGTCGTCGACGCGGGGTGGGTCGGCAGTCGGGTCAGCGACGCCGTCTTCGGCGTCGTCGTCGTCGAGGACGTCGTGACTGCGCTCCTGTTCGCCGTCGTCTCGACGCTCGTCGTCGGCGGGTCAGGCGTCACGCTGGCCCGGTCGCTCGTGGTCAGTATCGCCTTCCTTGTGGCGCTCGTGGCGGTTGTCCTCCGCGGGGCCGAACCGGTGCGGCGCGCCTTCGGCCCGCTCCGGGGAGAACTGTTCGTCGTCGCGTCGCTCGGGGCGGCCGCGTTCGTCGCGGGAGTCGGGACGCTCACTCGGACGAGCGAGGCAGTCGCCGCCTTTCTCGTCGGCGGCCTGTTCCAACGCGCGGACCTCCTCGCGGAGGCGGAGCGATACCTCGCGCCGGTCCGTGACGTGTTCGCCGTCGTGTTCTTTCTCTGGGTCGGCGTCCAGACCGACCCCCGGGTGGTCGCCGACGCCGCGCCGTTCGTCCTCGGAATCGGGCTCGTGACGCTCGCGGGCCAACTCGTCAGCGGCTACTACGCGGGCAGAGCGTTCGGTCTGGACGCGGACGCGGCGGTGCGGATGGGGGCCGCGCTGACCCCGCGCGGCGAGTTCTCGCTGGTCATCGCCGCGTTCCTCGCCGTCGAGGGGACGACGCCGACGCTGTCGGAGACGATTCCGGCGATAACCGTCGGCTACGTCCTCCTCACCAGCGTCGGCGGGAGTGTCCTCTTACACCGCGCCGACGACATCGCGGCACTCAGACGACGGCTCCGACCATCGCGTCGATAGCCGAAATCTGCTCGTCGTTGATGGCATGCCCGAGGCCGTCGTACACCCGTTCGGTCACGTCGGCGTCGAGGCGGCGGAAAGCGTCGGCAGTCGTGGCCACGCGGTCGGCCGAGACGTGCGGGTCGTCGTTCCCGCATCCGACGAACACGGGCGTCCCGGAGAGCGACCCGGACCGCTCGGCGGCGGGGTCCGGCCCGAGCAGTCCACCGGCGAGCATCGTCAGGCCGCCGTATCGCTCGGGATTGCCCGCGACGTACTCGCCCGCGAGACTCGCCCCCTGCGAGAAGCCCACGAAGACGGTCCGCTCGCGCGGCACTCCGGCGGCCGCGGCCCGGTCGAGCGTGCGGTCGACGAGCGAAACGGCCGAGGAGAGCCACGGTTCCCGGCGCTCTCTCGGTGCGTCGACCGGACCGGGGAACCACGCTTTGCCCGCCGCTTCGGGTGCGAGATACATCGCGCCGTGGTGGTGGAACTCGTCGGCGAGTCTGAGGAAGTGTCGGGCCGAGTCGCCGCGGCCGTGAAGCAGTACGACGGCGGCCGTCGCGGCTTGGGGCGGCGCGCCCGCGGTGACGATTTCCGCTCCGGCGTGCGGCCCGTCGTCGTTCTCGCTCACCGTCTCACCACGCTGGCATCGACAGCGGCGGCAGTTGCGGGGCAATCATCTCGCGGTCTTCTTCGAGCCACGGCGGCAGTCGGAGCGTGTCGGCGGGTGCGTCGTCCGCCGGGGAGACGCCCAGACCGGGCCGTTCGGTCGCCAGTTCGAACAGGATGCCTCCGGGGTCCCGAACGTACAGCGAGTGGAAGAAGTGGCGGTCCTTCACGCGGGAGACGGTGAATTCCCGGTCGTCGAGCAGGTCCCGCCACTCGCGGAGTTCGGCCTCGCTGTCGACGCTGACGGCGACGTGGTGAATCGACCCCGCGCCCTCGCGGCCGAACGGCGCGTCGTCTTTCAGGATGTCGACGGTCGACCCGCGCTCGGCGACGCGATAGCGCACCGCCTCGGCCGTCTCGTCGACCAGTTCGAACCCGAAGGTATCCAGCAGGCTGGCGGTCACGTACGGACTCATCGACCGAAGGGTGATGCCGCGGACGCCGCGAACGGCCTTCGAATCGGGAACCGGGCCGCCACCGACGGGACGCCCGTGGTCGCCGTCGGCGACGAGTTCGACGTGCGTGCCGTGCGGGTCCCTGAACTGGCGGACGCGCTCGCCGAAGCGAGTTCGGGGGTCGTCAACCTCCGCACCGTGGTCGGCGAGACGGTCGGCCCAGTAGTCCAGAGTCCCCTCGGGGACGGCGAGGAGGAACGAGTGGATGTCGGGGCGGCCGACGCGCCCGGCCAGTTCGGCGGGCGAGGCGAAGAACGTCACCACGGACCCCGGAGTGGCGGCGGCGTCGCCGTAGTAGAGGTGGTAGGTGAACTTGTCCTCGAAGTTGACGGTGCGGACGACCGGTCGAAGACCGAGGCCGCGGACGTAGAAGTCGGCGTTCTCCTGCGGGTCACCGGCGAGTGCCGAAACGTGGTGGATTCCCGGTGTGTCGGAGAGCGTCACTGCCACTCGAACTGGCTGATGGCGTCGCGCCAGTCGTCGGGAATCGCCTGCGGGGCTTCGGCCTCGCGGTCGTAGGTGACCTGCGTGCTCTCGCCGGTGGCGACGACGCCCGCCTCGTCGCGGACCTCGTACTCGAACGGGAAGCTCTTGGTCCCGAGGTTCGGGACCCGAACGCCGACGGTGACGCTGTCGACCGACCGAACCGGCCGTTCGTAGTCGATTTCGAGGTTCGCGACGACGATACCGGTCCCCTCGCCGTCGGCCGCGAGGAACGACCGGTCGCCGCGGCCGACGACTTCGGCGAGGTAGTCGATGCGGGCCTCCTCGAAGTAGGTCCCGTAGCGGACGTTGTTCACGTGGCCGTAGGTGTCGAGGTCGTCGTAGCGGACGTCGACCGCGGTGGTGAACTCGAAACTCATGCCAGCAGCTCCGCGTGCTTCTGTTTTAGCTTGTCCAGTTTCGGCGGGATGGTCATCCGGCAGTAGGCCTGATTCGGGTTCTTCTCGAAGTAGTCCTGGTGGTAGGCCTCGGCGGGATAGAACACGTCGAGCGGTTCGACCTCGGTGACGATGTCGTCGTCGTAGCCCGGTTGAATCTCCTCGATGAACGCCTCGACGGTCTCGCGCTGGTCGTCGTCGTGGTAGAAGACAGCCGAGCGGTACTGCGTCCCCACGTCGTTGCCCTGTCGGTTCAGCGTCGTCGGGTTGTGCGTCGTGAAGAAGACGGCCAGCAGGTCCTCGTAGCTCACCACGTCGGGGTCGTAGGTCACCTGCACGCACTCGGCGTGGCCCGTCTCCTCGCGGCAGACGGCTTCGTAACTCGGATTCTCGACGTGGCCGCCAGCGTACCCTGACACCACGTCCTCGACCCCGTTCACCTGCTTGAAGACGGACTCGGTACACCAGAAACAGCCACCGGCGAACGTCGCTTGCTCGGTCATCGCTAGCCGGTAGGCGCGGGACGCACAAAAGGAGACGGCCAGCGCGTCAGTCGGCCTCAGCGGCCCCGTGCGTGACCGGCCGGGCGCGTCCGTCCGGTGGTGCGCCGTCACCCACCGACCGGGCGGAGTTGCCCACCACTAGCAGACTGCTGGCGGTCATCGCCAGCGCGGCGAACAGCGGGTTCAACGCGCCGACCAGCGCAAGCGGGAGTGCGACGGCGTTGTAACAGAACGCCCACGCGAGGTTCTGCCGGATGCGCCGCCGCGTCGCGGCGGTGTACTCGAACACCCGCGGTACGGCACGGAGGTCGTCGGCGGTGACCACGGCGTCGGCGGCGTCGGCGGCCAGTTGCGTCCCCGAGGCCATCGAGATACCGAGGTCGGCGCGGCCCAGCGCCGGGGCGTCGTTGGCGCCGTCCCCGACCATCGCGACGGTCCCCCGGGACTGCAGTCGGTCGACGACTTCGGCCTTCGCTTCGGGTGGGACGCCCGCGAACACCTCCGAAACCGCCTCGTGGTCGGCGAACCGCGACGCCGCCTCGGGGCTGTCGCCGGTGACGACGACCACCTCGTGGGCCGCCGCGAGGTCGGTGACGACCGCCGCCCACGAGTCGCGCGGCCGGTCGCCCCCGACCACGAGGTCCCGTGCGCGGCCGTCCCACCCGACGAGCGCGGGCACCTGTCCCTCGCTCCGGGCCGCGTCGAACCGCTCAGCGAGTCCCTCCGGGACCGCGAACCCGCAGTCGGCCAACAGGGACTGGGTCCCGACGACGACGCGTTCGCCGTCGACCGTCGCGCTGACGCCTCGGCCGGGATGTCGCTCGAACCCCTCGACGACGGCGTCGTCCGCGGTGGCCGCGTCGGTGACCGCAGACGCCAGCGGGTGGTCGGCGAACTGCTCGACGGCCGCCGCCCGCCGCATCGCCTCCTCATCGGCCCGTTCACGTAGCGTCATCTCGCCCGTGGTCAGGGTCCCGGTCTTGTCGAACGCGACCACGTCGACGGCCGACGCCGTCTCGAACACCGAGCTATCGGTGACGACGATGCCGTCGTCCAAGGCGGTCCGGACGCCGGCGGCCGTCGCCAGCGGCGTCGCCAGCCCCAGTGCGCACGGACAGGAGACGACGAGCACGGCCAGTCCGGTCAGGAGCGCGTCGGTCACCGACGCGCCCAGCGCCAGATGCCCGACGGTCGCGAGGGCGGCCAGTCCGACCACGAGTGGGACGAACACCGCGGCGAGGCGGTCGACGAGTCGCTGGATACCGCCCCGGTCGCTCTGGACGGTCCACAGCAGTTCGGTCAGGCGGTCGACTGTACTCTCTGCCTCGGGACCGACGCGGACCACCAGCGCGCCGTCGGTGACCAGCGACCCGCCGACGACGCTCGACCCGGGGGTCTTCCGCACGGGGACGGCCTCGCCGGTCGTCAGCGACTCGTCGGCGGCGGCGGTCCCCTCGAGGACGGTCCCGTCGACGGGGACGCGTTCGCCGGTCCTGACGAGGAGTTCGTCGCCAGGCCCGAGCGCCGAGATGTCGACCGTCTCGGTCCCGTCTTCGACCCGGCGGCGGGCGGTGTCGACGCGCTGTCTCGTGAGGTCGGTCAACCGCCCGGCCGCGGCACGGCGGACGCGGTCCTGATAGTAGTCGCCGAGCGAGACGGCCAGCACGATGACGGTGGCGACGTCGAAGTACACCTCCGTCTCTCCGAGGAGGATGGCGAGGACGCTGTACCCGAACGCCGTCGTCGCGGCCATCGCCACCAGCAAGTCCATGTTCGGGCGGCCCGCCCGGAGGCTGACGTACGCGCCGCGCAGGAGCGGCCACCCGGTGTAGCCGACGACGACGGCGGTCATCACCGCCATGTTCCACAGGAGGTAGGCACCGGCGGCCCCCCCGAGGTCGACCAACAGGAACCGGTCGGCCAGTCCGAGGTAGGCGGGATAGAGAAAGAGGAGGTACCACAGCATCGTCATCATCCCGAAGAACCCGCCGACGACCAGACGGCCTTCGAGTTCGTGGTCGTCGTCGGCGTCGACGGTCTGGAAACTCGCCTCGTAGCCGGTTCCGGCGACGACGCTCGGCAGGTCGTCTTCCGAGCACAGGTCGGGGTCGTAGGTGAGTTTCATCGTCCCCGTCGCGTAACTGGCCGCCGCGCCGGTGACGCCCTCGTGGTCGGTGGCGCGGGCTTCGAGGAACGTCTCGCAGGTCGCACAGTGCATGCCTTCGACGGAGAGAAATGCCGTCTCCCCCTCTGCGTCGGCCGGGTCCGGACCGGTCTCGGCGTCCGCGACCGACTGCTCTGCGGGGGCGTCCAGCGTCCGGGCGACTTCCAGACAACCGCGACAGCAGAAGGTCCCGGCCACGTCGCTGTCGGCGACGGGCGAGTCGACGGCCAGTCCACAGAGCGTGCAGTCGGTCATGGTCTCACAGCCACGGCATCGGGAGGGGCGGTCTCGGGACGGCGACGCCGAACGCCGCCAGCCCGTTCGAGAGCGGGACCAGCGCGAGGACGAGGAAGACGGCCCCGAGCGCTCGGTGGAACGCCGCCCGACGGGTCGGCGCGAACGACCCGAACGCCGTCCCGTAGGCGAACACGAGCGGTATCGTCCCGAGGCTCAACGCCGCGAGCGAGAGGCCGCCGGTGACGGCAGACCCGCTGGCGAAGGCGTAGAGGAACGCCGGGTACAACAGCGGACACGGGAGCAGTCCGTGCATCGCGCCGAGCGCGACCATCCCCGGACCGTCGACGAGGGCGTCGAGTCGAGCGACAAGCGTCCCAGCGAGTCGCTGGAACAGGGTCCCGACGACCGGAACCGACGACGCGACGTCGACTGCGCTGGCCCGGGTCAGGTAGCCAGCCCCGACTGCGAGGATGAACAGGCCGACGCAGACGCCGACGACACCGCGGACGGTGGTCGCGAGTCGGGCGAGACCGGCGGCGTCGTAGAGCACGCCCCCCAGCAGCCCGAACGCCACGCCGAGGGTCGTGTAACTGAGGCCGCGGCCGACGTTGAACAGGACCTGCTGGCGGATTTCGTGTCCGGAGAGCGGGCCGCCGTCGTCGAGCCGGTCGGCGTAGGTGGTGACCAGCGGGCCGCACATCCCCAGACAGTGGACGCTCCCGAGGAGTCCGAGGCCGGCGAAGGCGGCGACGCCCGCCGTCTCGCTCGCGGTCAGTCCGAGTCCGTCGAGGGGCATCCTAGGCGGTGGTCGCGTCCGAGGGCGACGCCATCAGGAACAGCGCCGCCGCGATGACGACGACGCTGACGAGTGAGAGCGCGACGACGGTCCGACCGGTTCCCTGTAAGTAGTACGCGACGGGCGCGAGGCCCGCGAGAACGAGCAGTGTCACGAGGCGCGGACTCGAAGTGGCCATGAACGCCCGTACGCCGTGGTCCCGTTAAAAAGTGGGTCCCGGTTCTTACTCCGTAGGAACGCCGACCCCCCTTTTTGTGGCTCGGGTGGGTCTCGGCGGAGTATGGGACAGGCACGTACCGACTCCGAGACGACGCGGTCGGACGGTCCGGCGACGACGCTGGGACGGCGGCAGTTCCTCGGGAGCGCCGTCGGCGCGGCCGCGCTGAGCGCAGTCGGCACGGCGACAGCACAGTCGGAACCGGACTACGGCGGATGGTTCGACGACGTCTCGAACTACGACGGCACCGTCGATAGACGGGGACAGGACACCGTCGAGATAACGGTCGGCGCGGAGGGGAACAACGGCGCGTTCGCCTTCGCACCGGCGGCGGTGATGGTCTCCCCCGGAACCGAAGTGGTCTGGACGTGGACCGGCGATGGCGGCGGGCACAACGTCGTCTCCGACGGCGACGGCCCGCTCGACTCCGGTGACCCCGTCGCCGAGAGCGGCACCACGTACAGCCACACCTTCGAGAATGAGGGTATCTTCAAGTACGTCTGTGAGCCACATCTCTCGCTCGGCATGAAGGGGGCCGTCGTCGTCCGACCGGGCGGTGGCGGTGGCGGCGACGCCGGCCAGCAGGGACCCCCGGCGAACCCCGACTACGGCGGATGGTTCGACGACGTCTCGAACTACGAGGGCGAGACGGTCGACCGGACGGGACAGGACACCGTCGAAGTGACGGTCGGCGCGGCGGGCAACAACGGCGCGTTCGCGTTCGACCCCCCGGCAGTCCGCGTCTCGCCGGGGACGGAAGTGGTCTGGACGTGGAACGGCGAGGGCGGGGGCCACAACGTCGTCTCGGACGGCGACGGACCGCTGGACTCGGGCGACCCCGTCGCCGAGAGCGGAACCACGTACAGCTACACGTTCGAGGAGACTGGCATCTACAAATACGTCTGTGAGCCACACCTCTCGCTCGGCATGAAGGGGGCCGTCGTGGTCGGCGGCCCGCCCGGCGGGAGCGGTGGTGACGGCGGCGGTGGCGGTCGGACCGGGTCGCAGGTGTCGGGGCCGACGTGGCTGTTCACCGCTCCGGTCGCGTTTGCCTTCTTCACGCCGCTGTTGTACGCCGCGGCGATGCGGCGGCGACGGCAGACGACGCCGCCGGCCGAGATGGTCGACGCGGACGGGACGGTCCGCGTCGAGGAGGCGGCGGCGACCGACCCCGAGACGGAACTCGGACACGAGGAGTTCGACCCGACGGGGACGGCGGCGCTCATCGCCTTCTACTTCGTCCTCATCGCGCTCCTGTGGGTGTTCATGTACTTCGTCGAGTTCCTCGGTCGCGTCTCCGTGATAGGGTGATATCATGCAGGTCCACAACTTCGAGAAAATCTGGCTCGGTGCAGCGATACTGCTCATCGTCGGCTTCATCGCCACCATCTCCTACGGCACGGTGGGGGCGGGCATCCAGATGGTCGACGACTCGGGCGGACAGATAAGCGCACAGGCGGTCCAGAACGGCGAGTCCGGCACGCAGTTCGACGACCCCGGCGTCGTCAGGCAGAACGACAGCCACTACGTCGTCTACGTCGTCGCCCAGCAGTTCCAGTTCGTCCCCGGGAGCGGCGACAACCCGATTCGCATCCCGGCGGACACGCGCGTCACCTTCCGGGTGACTAGCGCCGACGTGTTACACGGGTTCTCCATCGTCGAGACGAACGTCAACACGATGGTCATCCCCGGACAGGTCGCCGAGGTGACCGTCCGGTTCGACGAACCGGGGACCTACGGCCTCGTCTGTCACGAGTACTGTGGCGCGGCCCACCACACGATGGGTGGGTCCGTCGAAGTCGTGCCACGGTCCCAATACGACTACCAGGAGGTGAGCGACTGATGGTGTTCGTCGATTCCTATCCAAAGACTTCGAAACTCGTCCGCAGCGAGTTCCTCGTCGCGTTCGCCGCGCTCGGACTCGGTGCGCTGTTCGGTATCGTGCAGGCACTCCACCGCACGGGCCTGTTCCGTGGCTTCGTCAGTTCGGCCGACTACTACACGCTGCTGACGGGCCACGGCGTCCTGTTGGCGCTCGTGTTCACGACGTTCTTCATCGCGGGCCTGTTCGCGTGGGCCACGACGAACAGTTTAGAGCGTGAACTGCCACAGCGGCTCTCGTGGTCCGCGTTCTGGCTGATGCTGACCGGGACGGTGCTCGCGGCCGTCGCCATCATCGGCGGCATCGTCGGCGCGCCGACCGTCTTCGGCCACGACCTGCAGGCCGACGTGCTGTTCACGTTCTACGCGCCGATGAAGGCCCACCCCGCGTTCTACGTCGGGGCCGCGCTCATCATCGTCGGGTCGTGGCTCGCCGGTCTCGCGTACTTCAAGTCGCTGTGGGACTGGCGCAGCGAGAACCCCGACGAGCGAATCCCGCTCCGGGCGTTCATGGTCGTGACGACGATGCTGATGTGGTACATCTCCACCATCGGCGTCGCCGTCGAGGTGGTCGCGCTCCTCATCCCGTGGTCGCTGGGCCTCATCCAGAGCGTCGACCCCTTGCTGACCCGGACGCTGTTCTGGTACTTCGGCCACCCCGTCGTGTACTTCTGGCTGATGCCAGCGTACCTGGTCTGGTACACGGTGCTGCCGAAACTGGCTGGCGGGCGACTGTTCAGTGACCCCCTCGCCCGGGTCGTGTTCGTCCTCTTCCTCCTGCTGTCGACGCCGGTCGGGTTCCACCACCAGTACGTCGACCCCGGCATCCCGGAGGGGTTCAAGTTCATCGCGATGACGAACACGATGTTCCTCCTGTTGCCGTCGCTACTGACTGCCTTCACCGTCGTCGCCTCTATCGAACACGGGGCTCGCCAACGCGGCGGTGAGGGGTACTTCGGATGGCTTCGCTCGCTCCCGTGGGGCGACCCGGCTTTCGCCGGGTGTATGCTCGCGGGGCTGATGTTCGCCGCTGGCGGGTTCTCCGGGATGATAAACGCCGGGATGAACATCAACTACCTCATCCACAACACGCTGTGGGTCCCGGGACACTTCCACCTCACCGTCGGCACGGCGTTCGCGCTGACGGCCATGGCCATCAGTTACTGGCTGGTCCCGCAGATTACTGGCAAACGGCTCCGCCAGCGGACGGTGGCGCTCGCCCAGCCCTACGTCTGGTTCGTGGGGATGGCGCTGATGTCCAACGCGATGCACCGGGCCGGGTTGGCGGGTATCCCGCGCCGGACCGCAGAGCCGAACTACGACGAGTTCGCCTTCGAGGGACTCGTCGGAACCGTGGGCGAGATGCGCCTGCAAATCGCCATCGGCGGCCTCCTGCTGTTCCTCGGGGCCGCGATGTTCCTGTTCGTGATGGCCGAGACGTGGCTGGCACACCGCGGCGGGACCCTCTCGGTCAACAGCGAGTTCCCCGACCCGCTGTCGGGGCCGGAACACAGCCCGCGAATCCTCGACAACTACAAACTGTGGACCGCTATCGCGCTGGTGCTCATCGTCATCGCCTACGGGCCGCCGCTCGCGAGCATGGTCGCCGACGGCATCGCGGTGCCCGGAAGCCCGCCGATACCGGTCTAACTCTCCCACCTCCATGCTCGACGACGTCGAAGGCCCGCAGAAGACGCGGTTGGTTCGGCTCCTGATAGTGCTCGCTATCGGCATCCCGATACTCATCGAGGTGATCACCTTCGGTGGCCTCATCGGGCACTACGTGGCCGGGAGCGGCGGTGGAGGCGGAGCGGCCGGGACGCCCACGCCAGCGATAGCGGGAGCGAGCACCGGCGACGAGATACTCGAACAGACACCGGCCGTAGAGCGCATCGACGACGCCACCGTGGTCGTCGCCGAGGACGGCTGGGAGTTTTCCCTCACGGTCGCGGTGAACAACACCGGGCAGGGTCCCTACGAACTCCGCCTCGGACCGGTCACGACCAGAGCGGGCGAAACGGTGGCTGGGAGCGGGCCGACGACGGGCGAACTCGCCGCTGGCGACACCGGGTCGGTGACGGGGCGATGGCTCCTCCCGAAGGGCCAGCGGCCAGACGCCGTCGCAGTGACCGTCGTCACCGGCGACGGGGAACCGACCACCAGCGAGTACACCGTCGAACTCGGCGACATCCCGGTCTCGGCTTGAGTAGGGTCCGGGCTTCGGGGGCTACCGGTCCACGTCGCCCATGATGGGGTCCAGACTCCCGAGCGTCGCCACGAGGTCCGGGACGTACTCGCCGACGGCCATCTCGGGGAGCGTCTGGACGTGCGAGAAGGAGGGGCCGCGAATCTTGAAGCGGGCGGGCGTGTCGGTCCCGTCCGAGCGGATGTAGATGCCGAGTTCCCCCTTCGCGGCCTCGACGGCGCGGTATATCTCCGTGTCCGGGTCGGGCCGAATCGTCCGGGGGACGTTGGCCTGTATCTCGCGGTCGGCCTCGGGCCACCCCCGCAGGAGGTCGGCACACTGCTCGACGATGCGGGCGGACTCCTCGACTTCCCGCAGGCGGACGAGCAGTCGTGAGAAGTTGTCGCCCTCCGATTCGGTGACGACCGACCAGTCGAGTTCGTCGTAGTAGCCGTAGGGGTCGTCGCGGCGCAGGTCGTAGTCGACGCCCGACCCGCGGGCGACCGGCCCGGTACAGCCGTAGGCCTTCGCGGTTTCGGCCGAGAGATGGCCCGTGTCGACGGTCCGTAGCTGGATGATTTCGTTCTCTGTCAGCAGTTGGTGGTACTCTTCGAGTTTCTCCGGGAGACCGTCGAGGAAGGCGTCGATTTTCTCGAAGAACGCGTCCCGTGGCGTCGGAACGTCCCACGCGACCCCCCCGAGGCGGAAGTAGTTGAACATCAGGCGCTGGCCGGTGAGGTCTTCGAGGATTTCCTGGACGAGTTCGCGGTCGCGAACCCCCCACTGGAAGACGGGCGTGAACTCGCCGACGACGTCCAGCGCGTACGTCGCGACGGCGAGCAGGTGGCCGAGGATACGGGAGAACTCGCCGCACATCGTCCGAACGACCTGCGCGTACTCCGGGACTTCGATGCCGACCATCTCCTCGGCGACCCGCGCGTAGGCCCACTCGTTCAGCAGGCCCGCACCGCTCCAGTCCCAGCGGTCGGGGTACGGCATTATCTGGTGGCGGTAGGTCTTCGACTGGCACATCTGTTCCTCACAGCGGTGGATGAAGCCGATGTCCGGGTCGATGGCCGCGACCTGTTCGCCGTCGAGTTCGACGTTCAGGTGGAGGACGCCGTGGGTCGAGGGGTGGTGCGGGCCGACGTTGAGGTGCATCCGGTCCGGCCCGACGCGTTCGTCTTCGAGGAGTCGCTGGTGTTCGCGGAACGTGACGATTTGTGGCTGTCCCTGGTCGTACTCTCGGGAGAGCGGGTGGCCCTGCCACGTCTCGGGCAGGAGGAGGCGGCGGA
This window encodes:
- a CDS encoding b(o/a)3-type cytochrome-c oxidase subunit 1, whose protein sequence is MVFVDSYPKTSKLVRSEFLVAFAALGLGALFGIVQALHRTGLFRGFVSSADYYTLLTGHGVLLALVFTTFFIAGLFAWATTNSLERELPQRLSWSAFWLMLTGTVLAAVAIIGGIVGAPTVFGHDLQADVLFTFYAPMKAHPAFYVGAALIIVGSWLAGLAYFKSLWDWRSENPDERIPLRAFMVVTTMLMWYISTIGVAVEVVALLIPWSLGLIQSVDPLLTRTLFWYFGHPVVYFWLMPAYLVWYTVLPKLAGGRLFSDPLARVVFVLFLLLSTPVGFHHQYVDPGIPEGFKFIAMTNTMFLLLPSLLTAFTVVASIEHGARQRGGEGYFGWLRSLPWGDPAFAGCMLAGLMFAAGGFSGMINAGMNINYLIHNTLWVPGHFHLTVGTAFALTAMAISYWLVPQITGKRLRQRTVALAQPYVWFVGMALMSNAMHRAGLAGIPRRTAEPNYDEFAFEGLVGTVGEMRLQIAIGGLLLFLGAAMFLFVMAETWLAHRGGTLSVNSEFPDPLSGPEHSPRILDNYKLWTAIALVLIVIAYGPPLASMVADGIAVPGSPPIPV
- a CDS encoding NADH-quinone oxidoreductase subunit D, translating into MSQTVAERRADHRSDLLDPIREYVVREDDHLNAPAVVVRADEVQTVLSTLRTEAGLDHCACVTAQEYADRYESIYHLRSYDDPTRELSVVVPTPSSAPESESGAPVFPAAEWHEREAYDLVGIEYDDHPDLRRLLLPETWQGHPLSREYDQGQPQIVTFREHQRLLEDERVGPDRMHLNVGPHHPSTHGVLHLNVELDGEQVAAIDPDIGFIHRCEEQMCQSKTYRHQIMPYPDRWDWSGAGLLNEWAYARVAEEMVGIEVPEYAQVVRTMCGEFSRILGHLLAVATYALDVVGEFTPVFQWGVRDRELVQEILEDLTGQRLMFNYFRLGGVAWDVPTPRDAFFEKIDAFLDGLPEKLEEYHQLLTENEIIQLRTVDTGHLSAETAKAYGCTGPVARGSGVDYDLRRDDPYGYYDELDWSVVTESEGDNFSRLLVRLREVEESARIVEQCADLLRGWPEADREIQANVPRTIRPDPDTEIYRAVEAAKGELGIYIRSDGTDTPARFKIRGPSFSHVQTLPEMAVGEYVPDLVATLGSLDPIMGDVDR